Proteins from one Nilaparvata lugens isolate BPH chromosome 10, ASM1435652v1, whole genome shotgun sequence genomic window:
- the LOC111048478 gene encoding LOW QUALITY PROTEIN: uncharacterized protein LOC111048478 (The sequence of the model RefSeq protein was modified relative to this genomic sequence to represent the inferred CDS: deleted 1 base in 1 codon), protein MGLAGLGSQTRPCLRITLAIIVMLVLSVFYFANDIATFPHTEFFWKSNDYNGFITFQGTFESNVSDDVSYNGSTVKEGYLVWSPYCRIPDIDPMHESIRALVKKVDPVTCSNMIPLTTVVDHRLLFNRRVAPQYSQNQKMKCCYKTIWRPVNQDQEHNKPDDFYVLSSCHEFHSDVTLNNTIEYILVECTVQLPRGKKKDVYKNMHAMTVKKTPKHKPANKITFDQEKPQEPKLNVLILGIDGVSRLNFMRSMPTTAALLDEQGLVEMKGYNKIEDNTFPNLIAILTGKTLPQLRKLCWPSSTSKMDNCPFLWNNFSNQGYLTAYAEDEPQMATFNFEKRGFTTIPTDYYFRPFMLTATKQMSAKYQDGLRVCVGPTSTTEHILKYMMDLWTSVQEGVYFGLIWLNNFSHNSINTPSSMDRRFHKLFKDMLDKGVLNNTAIFFISDHGSRTGKIRETFVGWLEERLPFIHIWLPTWFRDMYPQKFKNLVTNSNRLTTPFDVFMTLHELANDTNVENVVSSGCPKCVSLFTQVPWNRSCEDASITKHWCTCSEFRTLSTEGDFVRLMVDFVVNEINTLLTNGKNSTTPNMKCAKLTARRILSVRSTVFEKTVKQDHFVIMFETVPGEGIFEATVKNGPQFQLVDTVSRVSMYGSQSSCMKSAFLKKYCYCVKK, encoded by the exons ATGGGCCTGGCAGGCCTCGGATCGCAAACTCGACCCTGTCTGAGGATCACGCTGGCCATTATTGTTATGCTGGTGCTCTCAGTGTTCTACTTCGCCAATGATATAGCAACATTCCCGCACACTGAGTTCTTCTGGAAATCAAATGATTACAATGGATTCATCACATTTCAAG GCACATTCGAGTCGAACGTGAGTGACGATGTCAGCTACAACGGTAGTACGGTGAAGGAAGGCTACTTGGTGTGGAGTCCTTACTGCCGCATCCCAGACATCGACCCGATGCACGAGTCGATCCGCGCCCTCGTCAAGAAGGTGGATCCGGTCACCTGCTCCAACATGATCCCTCTGACGACGGTCGTCGACCATCGGCTGCTCTTCAATCGACGCGTGGCGCCGCAGTACTCCCAGAACCAGAAGATGAAGTGCTGCTACAAAACCATTTGGCGGCCGGTCAACCAGGACCAGGAGCATAATAAGCCCGATGACTTTTACGT ATTGAGTTCATGCCATGAGTTCCATTCAGACGTGACACTCAACAACACAATCGAGTACATCCTAGTGGAGTGCACAGTGCAGCTGCCAAGGGGAAAGAAGAAAGACGTCTACAAGAACATGCACGCCATGACCGTAAAGAAAACACCCAAACACAAACCCGcaaacaaaataacttttgaccAAGAAAAACCACAGGAACCGAAATTGAATGTTCTTATTTTGGGAATAGATGGTGTGTCAAGGCTAAACTTCATGAGAAGTATGCCTACTACGGCTGCCTTGCTAGACGAACAGGGGTTG GTTGAGATGAAGGGCTACAACAAAATCGAAGACAATACGTTTCCGAATTTGATCGCGATACTGACTGGCAAAACCTTGCCTCAGTTGAGGAAACTCTGTTGGCCTTCTTCAACCAGTAAAATGGATAATTGCCCGTTTCTTTGGAACAATTTTTCCAACCAGGGATATTTGACAGCATATGCTGAGGATGAACCACAAATGGCAACGTTTAATTTCGAGAAAAGAGGGTTCACAACTATTCCTACAGACTATTATTTTCGACCGTTCATGTTGACTGCGACCAAACAGATGAGTGCTAAATACCAGGACGGGTTGAGGGTTTGCGTAGGGCCTACATCGACTACTGAACATATCCTGAAGTATATGATGGACTTGTGGACCAGTGTACAAGAAGGTGTATACTTTGGTTtgatttggttgaataatttTAGCCACAACAGTATCAACACACCATCGTCGATGGATAGGAGGTTTCATAAACTGTTTAAAGATATGTTAGATAAAGGAGTCTTGAACAATACCGCCATATTTTTCATTAGTGATCATGGTAGTAGGACTGGAAAGATTCGGGAAACGTTTGTGGGTTGGTTGGAGGAGAGGCTACCGTTTATACATATTTGGTTGCCTACGTGGTTTAGGGATATGTATCCCCAGAAATTTAAGAATTTGGTGACAAATAGTAACAGACTAACGACCCCGTTCGATGTGTTCATGACGTTGCACGAGCTTGCAAACGACACAAACGTGGAGAACGTGGTGAGCAGCGGGTGTCCCAAGTGTGTGTCCCTCTTCACCCAAGTGCCGTGGAACAGGTCCTGCGAAGATGCCAGCATCACCAAACATTGGTGCACCTGTTCGGAATTCAGGACGTTGTCGACCGAAGGTGACTTTGTGCGATTGATGGTTGATTTTGTGGTCAACGAGATCAACACGCTACTCACAAACGGCAAAAACTCGACGACACCCAACATGAAATGTGCCAAACTTACAGCTAGAAGAATTTTATCGGTGAGGAGCACTGTGTTCGAGAAAACTGTCAAACAAGACCATTTTGtgattatgtttgagactgtgCCCGGTGAGGGAATTTTCGAAGCTACCGTTAAAAACGGCCCACAATTCCAACTAGTCGATACTGTAAGCAGGGTTAGTATGTATGGTAGTCAGAGCTCTTGTATGAAGAGCGCTTTTTTGAAAAAGTATTGTTACTGCGTGAAAAAGTGA